The Deltaproteobacteria bacterium genome includes a region encoding these proteins:
- a CDS encoding type II toxin-antitoxin system RelE/ParE family toxin, translated as MNAQGPKVRAKADKIIRHLEIEKEWKRPYFDKFQGHGKLHEIRIKCFGNEYRLIGCFGPQQKDFTILIGAIEKNHGKYEPRSVLEIAEERITLIEDKRYTDEY; from the coding sequence TTGAACGCCCAAGGACCAAAAGTTAGGGCGAAGGCTGACAAAATTATTAGACATCTTGAAATAGAAAAGGAATGGAAACGACCATATTTTGACAAGTTTCAAGGGCATGGAAAGTTACATGAAATTCGTATTAAATGTTTCGGCAACGAATATAGGTTGATAGGATGTTTTGGTCCGCAGCAGAAAGATTTTACTATCCTAATTGGGGCTATTGAGAAGAATCATGGTAAATACGAACCCCGATCAGTATTAGAAATTGCCGAAGAAAGAATAACGTTGATTGAAGACAAGAGGTATACCGATGAATATTAA
- a CDS encoding helix-turn-helix transcriptional regulator: MNIKRRDKLIELLKNKEYRDAFVSEHIDTGLPFQIKALREEREWSQEKLGNKAGMHQERISALEDPNYAKFTLKTLKRLASAFDIALMVVFVPFSKLLDWESNLSPESLRAASFEKDNFSKPTIAKEERLAESIRDKINPPMVSQLWYAFGEPPKLPEALIFSYQKQGIESGSTMEEQYGIKIGQLGAVNLVGSINRLEPKGNKYLSYHHSSTH, encoded by the coding sequence ATGAATATTAAGCGAAGAGATAAGTTAATAGAATTATTGAAAAATAAAGAATATCGCGACGCATTTGTTTCTGAACATATTGATACGGGATTGCCATTTCAAATTAAGGCATTGCGTGAAGAAAGAGAATGGTCACAAGAAAAACTCGGGAACAAGGCAGGAATGCATCAGGAAAGAATTTCTGCTCTTGAAGATCCAAATTATGCGAAGTTTACCTTGAAGACACTAAAAAGATTGGCATCTGCATTTGACATTGCATTAATGGTCGTATTTGTTCCTTTTAGTAAACTATTAGACTGGGAAAGCAATTTATCTCCAGAATCCCTTCGAGCTGCAAGCTTTGAAAAAGACAACTTTTCAAAACCTACTATCGCTAAAGAAGAAAGATTAGCGGAAAGTATTCGCGATAAAATCAATCCGCCTATGGTGTCACAACTTTGGTATGCTTTCGGGGAACCTCCAAAATTACCAGAAGCGCTTATTTTTTCATATCAAAAGCAAGGAATAGAATCTGGAAGCACAATGGAGGAACAGTATGGAATTAAAATCGGTCAACTTGGCGCGGTCAATTTGGTTGGGTCCATTAATCGACTTGAACCCAAGGGGAATAAATATTTATCCTATCATCATTCCTCTACTCATTGA